A genomic stretch from Vibrio algarum includes:
- the nqrF gene encoding NADH:ubiquinone reductase (Na(+)-transporting) subunit F, with product MQSIILGVVMFTVIVLALVLIILMAKSKLVPSGDVTITVNGDPEKSFVTSPGDKLLSAMAGSGIFVSSACGGGGSCGQCRVKVKSGGGDILPTELDHITKGEAREGERLACQVAIKTDMDIELPEEIFGVKKWECEVLSNDNEATFIKELVLKIPEGEEVPFRAGGYIQIEAEAHHIKYSDFDVPDEYREDWDKFNLFRYESIVKEHSIRAYSMASYPEEEGLIKLNVRIATPPPNNPDVPPGIMSSYIWSLKAGDKCTISGPFGEFFAKETDNEMVFIGGGAGMAPMRSHIFDQLLRLQSKRKMTYWYGARSKREMFYIEDFDKLAADNENFEWHVALSDPLEEDNWDGYTGFIHNVIYENYLKDHDAPEDCEYYMCGPPMMNAAVIGMLKDLGVEDENILLDDFGG from the coding sequence ATGCAAAGCATTATTCTTGGTGTAGTGATGTTTACCGTGATTGTACTCGCACTCGTTTTAATCATATTAATGGCTAAATCGAAGTTAGTACCATCAGGTGACGTTACAATTACCGTAAATGGCGACCCTGAGAAAAGTTTCGTTACGTCTCCGGGTGATAAGCTACTGAGCGCTATGGCTGGTAGTGGTATTTTTGTTTCATCTGCTTGTGGTGGTGGTGGTTCATGCGGTCAGTGCCGCGTGAAAGTGAAATCTGGTGGTGGTGATATTCTTCCAACAGAGCTTGATCACATCACAAAAGGTGAAGCTCGTGAAGGCGAACGTCTTGCATGTCAGGTAGCGATTAAAACTGATATGGATATAGAACTACCTGAAGAGATCTTTGGTGTTAAGAAGTGGGAATGTGAAGTTCTTTCTAATGACAACGAAGCGACCTTTATCAAGGAGTTGGTACTCAAGATCCCTGAGGGTGAAGAAGTACCGTTCCGTGCCGGTGGTTATATTCAGATTGAAGCAGAAGCTCATCACATTAAATATTCTGATTTCGATGTTCCTGATGAATATCGTGAAGATTGGGACAAGTTTAACCTGTTCCGTTATGAGTCTATTGTTAAAGAGCATTCTATCCGTGCATACTCTATGGCCTCATACCCAGAAGAGGAAGGCTTGATTAAGCTGAATGTTCGTATTGCAACGCCACCGCCTAATAATCCAGATGTACCACCGGGCATTATGTCCTCGTATATCTGGTCTCTTAAAGCGGGTGATAAATGTACTATCTCTGGTCCATTTGGTGAGTTTTTTGCTAAAGAAACGGACAATGAAATGGTCTTCATCGGTGGTGGTGCAGGGATGGCTCCTATGCGCTCTCATATCTTCGATCAGTTATTACGCCTGCAGTCTAAGCGTAAGATGACTTACTGGTATGGTGCTCGTTCTAAGCGCGAAATGTTCTATATAGAAGATTTCGACAAGTTAGCGGCAGACAATGAGAACTTTGAGTGGCACGTCGCCCTTTCTGATCCATTGGAAGAAGATAACTGGGATGGTTACACAGGCTTTATTCACAATGTGATTTATGAAAACTATTTGAAAGATCATGACGCACCAGAAGATTGTGAATACTACATGTGTGGTCCACCAATGATGAACGCTGCAGTAATCGGAATGTTGAAAGACCTCGGTGTAGAAGATGAAAACATCTTGCTCGATGACTTTGGTGGTTAA
- the nqrE gene encoding NADH:ubiquinone reductase (Na(+)-transporting) subunit E: protein MEHYISLLVRSIFIENLALSFFLGMCTFLAVSKKVKTSFGLGVAVIVVLTIAVPVNNLLYNLVLKDSALVSGVDLSFLNFITFIGVIAALVQILEMVLDRFFPPLYNALGIFLPLITVNCAIFGGVSFMVQRDYNFAESVVYGFGSGVGWMLAIVALAGIREKMKYSDVPPGLRGLGITFITTGLMALGFMSFSGVQL, encoded by the coding sequence ATGGAACATTATATTAGTTTGCTTGTTCGTTCGATCTTTATCGAGAACTTAGCACTTTCGTTCTTCTTAGGTATGTGTACCTTCTTGGCGGTATCTAAGAAAGTTAAAACGTCTTTCGGTCTGGGTGTTGCCGTAATCGTTGTTCTTACCATTGCGGTACCAGTGAACAACTTACTTTACAACCTTGTCCTAAAAGACAGCGCATTGGTTTCTGGTGTTGATTTAAGCTTCCTTAACTTCATTACCTTTATCGGTGTTATCGCGGCGTTAGTACAGATTCTAGAGATGGTGTTAGACCGTTTCTTCCCGCCTCTGTATAACGCATTGGGTATCTTCTTGCCACTTATTACAGTTAACTGTGCAATATTTGGTGGAGTATCATTTATGGTTCAACGTGATTACAACTTTGCAGAATCGGTCGTATACGGCTTTGGTTCTGGTGTGGGTTGGATGTTGGCCATTGTGGCACTAGCAGGTATTCGTGAAAAGATGAAGTATTCAGACGTGCCTCCGGGTCTACGTGGACTGGGTATCACCTTTATCACAACTGGTTTAATGGCGTTAGGCTTTATGTCTTTCTCTGGTGTTCAACTGTAA